The Marinomonas sp. CT5 genome contains the following window.
TTTGCAATAAAGTTTTGGTGCTTTTTCTCCGTATCTGTGCTTATTCCAAGAACGACAAATCCTTGATCTAACAACGCCTGATAATTGTCGCGTAAGTCACAAGCTTGGGCAGTACAGCCTGGCGTATTATCTCTTGGATAGAAATATAGAACGACTTTTTTGCCTTTAAATTGGCTAAGTGTAATGGTGTCACCGTTTTGGTCTTTAGCACTAAAGTCAGGTGCTTTTTGTCCGATTTCAATTGTCATAAAATTTCTCTACTGTTCATTGAAAAAGTGAAAGAAAAATAGCTTGTCTAGCTTCTGATATTTGATAAACAGTAATTAGCTTAACAAGACAACAAAGAAAAATCCTCTAGAATACTGATTCTTGTGAATTTACTCCTGCTTTACGTCTGTCAATTATTGTTAAACCAGAGTCTGGACGGTACTATAGGCGCGCTTATATTTTTAACGGAGACTTGAAATGATCACAGGTAGTTTAGTCGCGCTTATCACTCCTATGTCACCTGATGGCGCTGTAGATACTAAAAAATTAGATGATCTTATTGAGTTTCATATTAATGAAGGGACTCATGGCATTGTTGCGGTAGGAACAACAGGCGAATCTTCAACGCTTACTCCAACAGAACATGCAAACGTTATTCGT
Protein-coding sequences here:
- the bcp gene encoding thioredoxin-dependent thiol peroxidase — translated: MTIEIGQKAPDFSAKDQNGDTITLSQFKGKKVVLYFYPRDNTPGCTAQACDLRDNYQALLDQGFVVLGISTDTEKKHQNFIAKYDLPFPLIADTEKEVHELYGTWQLKKFMGRESMGTVRTTFIINEDGVISDIIGKVKTKTHAEQILK